The DNA segment AAAGCACGGCATCAAAGCCATCGACCTGAAATACACCGGCCTGGACGGACGCTGGTATCACATCACCTTTCCGGCCCGCGGGCTGGATGAGGTTTTGCGGCTCGGAGTGCCCTTCGATGGCTCCTCCATCCCGGGAATGACCTCCGTGGAATCGGGAGACATGGTGCTGATGCCGGATACGGACACAGCGCACATCGATCCTTTCTTCGAGACCCCCACCCTGCGCTTCATCTGCTCAATCTGCGACGCTGAAACCCGCATCGGCGTGAAAAAGGACCCCCGCAGCGTAGCCCTGAGGGCGCATGAATACCTGAAATCCACCGGCATCGCGGACCACAGCACTTGGATTCCGGAGCTGGAATTCCACCTTTTCGACACCGTGGAATACAACAGCGACGAATTTTCCAGCGGCTACACCGTAACCTCCGCGGAATGCAAGGACGCCCTGCCCTTCGACTTTGAAGACGATGACGCAGTGGCCCAGCAAGGACGCAAAGGCTATCACATGGATACGCCTTTCGACCGCTACTACGAAATCCGCCAGGAAATGGTGGACCGCATGGAGGAGCAGGGGATCAAGGTGCGCTACCACCACCACGAGGTGGGGCTTAGCTCTCAGCAGGAAATCGAGACCGAACTGCTGGAATTCCCCAAGATCTGCGACGACACCATGGTGATGAAGGACATCATCCGCCGCACCGCTCTGGAATACGGCCTCACGGCAACCTTTATGCCCAAGCCCGTTTACAACCAGGCCGGAAACGGCATGCACTTTCACATGATGCTGCACAAGAACGGCAAGAACATATTCTACAAAAAAGGCGGCTACGCGGACCTCTCCGATGAAGCGATCTGGTTCATCGGCGGCATCCTGAAGCACGGGCGCGCGCTGGTGGCCTTCACCAATCCCAGCACCAACAGCTTCAAGCGCTTGCTGCCTGGCTTTGAAGCGCCGGTGAAGCTCTTCTACGGCCTGGCCAACCGCAGCGCGGCCATCCGCATTCCCAAATATACCAACACACCGGATACCAAGCGTTTCGAATTTCGCACCGGCGACGCCACCTGCAACCCTTACTTCGCCATGAGCGCCCTGCTGCTGGCGGGCCTGGACGGCATCATCAACAAGATCGACCCCGCCAAGCACAAACTGGGGCCCTACGACGACAACGTATTTGCCTGGAGCGAAAAGCAGAAAGCGAAACTGCTCCCCATCCCCGCGAATCTGGCCGAGGCCATGGAAAGCCTGGAAAAGGACCACGACTTCCTGCTGCAAGGCAACGTTTTCAACGAAGAGCTGATCGAATCGCACATCAAGCATAAAATGGCTGAACACCATGCGGTTATGAGCAGGGTTCATCCCCATGAAATGCTGCTGTATTACAATCTCTAAGGCTTTGGAACACATATTGCTTGATCCATAGGCAAACCATATTCACACCTAATGAGGTAAGTTAATGAAACACTTCCTGCTCCTGCTGCTGGCAGGGCTTGCCGTGAGCTTCGCGTTTGCCGCAGCCAGCGACCAGACCCCCATACAATCCGGCCAGGCCTTTGCCATAATGGATAAAGCCGCGACCCATACCGATATCCGGTTCACTTTGCCCGAGTTTGAAATTGAACAAACTGAGGGCGGCGGCGTGAACTACCAGCGGATCAGGCTTCCCGGTTCCGGAAGCACCCTGGAAGACGGCCTGCCCGAATTGCCCACACTCAGCATGAACCTGGCCATTCCCCGCCGTGGCGGAGTTGAAGTTAGAGTTCTAAGCCAGGAGCAGAGCCAGATACAGCAGTTTCTGGCGTATCCGGTGCAGCAGGGCTTGAATGAGGAAGCTCCCAAATCCTTTGTGATCGATTCCGCCTTCTACACCGGGGGTTCCTCTTATCCCACCAGCACCGTGCAGTGGAGCGATCCCATGATCCTGCGCGATTTCCGCCTTGTGAATGTGGTGGTGAATCCCTTCAGCTACGATCCCCAAACCAAGACCCTGACCGTGAACCAGCAGATCGATCTGCGGATCAGTTATACCAACGCCCCGGGGCTCAATGAACTGGAAGGCGAGCTGACCTCGGTTTCACCATCCTTTGCCAAGATCTATGAATCGATGATCCTCAACTTTGACGATTACCGAAACCTTATGTACAGCAATGTTCCGCCCCGTTATCTGATTATCTACGGCAACAACTCCGACCCGGCCTTCGTTACGGCCCTGAACGAGTATGTGCTCTGGAAGAAGCAGAAGGGCGCGGACGTCGATGTAGCCAGCACGGCATCCAACGAGGCCGGCACCACCACCACCACCATCAAGAACTACATTCAGAACGCTTACAACAACCCCGCCACCAGGCCTGACTTTGTGATCCTGCTGGGCGATACCTCCGGCAGCTATACCATCCCGGCTTACATGGTCAGCAATGGCGGCGGGGATTATCCCTACACCCATCTGGCTGGCAACGACATCCTCGGCGACTGCTTTATCGGCCGCATCTCGGTGGAAAACCTCTCCCAACTGCATAACCTGCTGGCCAAGATTTACCTTTATGAGCGCGACGTCAACCTGAACACGGCGGACTGGCTGAACCGGATGCTATTGGTGGGGGACAACGCCCCCTCCGGCATATCCACCATGTACATCAGCAAATACATCAAGGAAAGAGCGCTGTTTGTTAACCCGGACTACACTTTCACTGAAATCTACAACGGCTCACCCTCAACCTCCGAAATCAACGCTGCCATCAACCAGGGCGTTGGTTTTTACAGCTACCGCGGGTACATCGACTTCTCACCGCCCGCTGAATCGGCACTTTTCAACGCCTACCGGCTGCTACACGCGATCAACATCACCTGCGGCTCGAACAACTATTGGAACGGCACTTCCGAAATGGAACAGTTTATCCGTTACGGCACTCCGGCCGTTCCCAAAGGCGCCGTAACCGGAATCGGGATGAGCACCTCCAGCACCCATACCAACTTTAACAATGTGCTGCACGGAGGGATTTTCGGCGGTATCTTCCAATACGGGATGCGCACAATCGGCGAAGCCCTGCTGAATGGTAAACTCTATATGTCACAAACTTACGGGGTGGCTTCTCCGAGCAACGTGACCAATTTCACCCACTGGTGCAATCTGATGGGTGACCCCACTATGGAAACATGGACCGGCATCCCAGGTCACTTCAACGTTACGGTCATTCCCAGCATTCCCCTGGGCCTCAGCCTGATGGATGTGAATGTGCTGGACGGAACCAACCTTCCGGTGGAGGGAGCAGCCGTAACCCTTACCCAGAATAGCTCGATCATCAGCAGAGGCTATACGGACACAGAGGGCAACATTATCCTTACCCTGCCGCAGTCGATGACCCCCAACAATTGTGTGCTCACCGTTTCCAAGCACGATTTCAAGCCCCTGCAGCAGACTCTGACCGTGGACAACAGCGGCACCCTGGTGCCGGCCAGCATTGTGATAGACGATGACAATAGCGGCGCTTCCTCTGGCAACAACGACGGTTTGGCCCACGGCGGTGAAACACTGGAGATCCTCTTTGGGCTTACCAACACCTCCGCCAACCCCATCTCAGGGCTAAGCGGGCAGGTCCACACCAACAGTCCCTGGGTAACATTTGTAGATTCGCTGGTTACCTATGGCGAGATCGCGGGCAGCGGGCTTGGCTTCAACGCCAGTCCCGTGGTTCTGCAGATCGCGCCGGGAGCCCCCGACGGCGCCATGATCCGGATCCACGTGCTGCTTACGGATTCCCAAAACCAAAGCTATGACATTTCGGAATTCATACCCATCCACAATGCCCGGATAATGTACAACACCAGCCTGGTTACCAATGGC comes from the Candidatus Cloacimonadota bacterium genome and includes:
- the glnA gene encoding type I glutamate--ammonia ligase, coding for MEKTKILELIKKHGIKAIDLKYTGLDGRWYHITFPARGLDEVLRLGVPFDGSSIPGMTSVESGDMVLMPDTDTAHIDPFFETPTLRFICSICDAETRIGVKKDPRSVALRAHEYLKSTGIADHSTWIPELEFHLFDTVEYNSDEFSSGYTVTSAECKDALPFDFEDDDAVAQQGRKGYHMDTPFDRYYEIRQEMVDRMEEQGIKVRYHHHEVGLSSQQEIETELLEFPKICDDTMVMKDIIRRTALEYGLTATFMPKPVYNQAGNGMHFHMMLHKNGKNIFYKKGGYADLSDEAIWFIGGILKHGRALVAFTNPSTNSFKRLLPGFEAPVKLFYGLANRSAAIRIPKYTNTPDTKRFEFRTGDATCNPYFAMSALLLAGLDGIINKIDPAKHKLGPYDDNVFAWSEKQKAKLLPIPANLAEAMESLEKDHDFLLQGNVFNEELIESHIKHKMAEHHAVMSRVHPHEMLLYYNL